The nucleotide sequence TTTTATAAACCTTACAAAAGTATCTAATTAACGAGAGACTGTATGATAATTTACGTCTTACAGTGAGGAACTCGTTTTTTCTGTTGATATAATATCGACGGGTGAAACGATATAGTGTTTGTTTGCTGTTCCCGTACTCTGTATAGTATTAAATTTGGCCTCAGTTGAACGATAGATATTTTAGGTTATTTTGAATCGTAATGTGttatattactagtttaacacattACAGGAAGATATGTTGTGTCGAGATGTTTGAACTTGTCCGCagtaaatacatgaaaaaaaaacaacactgcaAGTGTTATTACACATTAGACTGAACATTCATATTCATAAACATAATTATTGTTTCATGGATTAATTGCTCAATGTGAGATCGTTATTAGGGCCGACtagttatttattgttacaaGAACTGACTAGATGATTATCGTTACTAGGACTGACTAGTTGTTTAATGTTACAAGAACTGACTAGATGATTATTTTTACTAGGACTGACTGGTTGTCTATTGTTACAAGAACTGACTAGATGATTATTTTTACTAGGACTGACTGGTTGTCTATTGTTACAAGAACTGACTAGATGATTATTATTAGAAGAACTGGCtagttgtttattgttatcagGACTGACTTTTTCACTGTTATCAAAGTGACTAGATGATTATTGTTACTAGGCTGACTACTTGTTTATTTTAACGTGAACTGATTAgatgattaatatatatgtaaaaacggctggtttgggttgaggatttttttatgcagaggggcgaacaacgtttcgactttcttcggtcatcgtcaggttcacaaagaaagaaatataactgAGCGATAGCTGACCACTTGTTTGAAGGGGACTGTGTAAcggagtgtagaaatgtagaggacgtgcttagatgttggatatattttttaatataggtataaggTGTTccattgtattggtttattttgggcttgagttgttgtataagtaaggcttctttaattttgcgtttgtttatgtgttttttattatttagtatttgggtgttttctatggttaattatacaacaactcaagcccatagtaaaccaatacaaaggaacacttttatatctatataaataaatattatcaaacatctaagcacgccctctacattcgtACAcccaattacacaacccccttcaaacatatggtcagctatctctttctttctttgtgaacctgacgataaccgaagaaggtcgaaacgttgttctggcctttgcataaaaatttttctcaacccaaaccagccgtttttacacacatatttttctctacaagtaggttttcttgtcatcactgacgATTAGATGATTATCGTTATTAGGACTGGCTAGTTGTTTATTGTTAGTGATGTGTCTATGTAAATTATAAGTCATTTGGGGAAAGTGTGTTTCAGGTCCAAGAAAGTAGCTGTTACGTCACATTTTTAGAATTTTTGAGCGTAGTACAAACTAAGTAATTATTTGCGAAGTGACAGTTTTGGCTAATTTCCACAATGTTCCACCATTTCTGTtcgataataattttatattattatgtaacttTGGAAATCATTACTTTTTGATTGACATACATTCGTAACTCACCTCGACTGTGTGACGTAAACAAAATATCTTCTCCCAGAATTCTGTAGGTCTGTATTTACCCCATCCTCGGTGATTAAAAGTGTTAGTAGTGACTTAAAAAGCGAGTTATATGCTCGTCTTTATTAACATGAGAATGAATAGTGACTTGTTTATTAcgtttttagcacaaagctaaacaatggacttTTGTTCTGTCTACCGCAGGTTtcgaaacccgatatttagcgttataagtcttaaGATTTACTATTGAGTCGAGAGGGATGttgcttttttttccttcacaggtttttttcaatttatttaatgtttcaaatatttttttaatgcagGGGACAGTCGGGCATGATTTCTAgagatttagaaaatatttggaattttaatagtttaagacGGTTAAAAGTACAAATGTTAATCAACATGTTGATTAACATTGAAAATACAATATAGTAATGAAGACAGAATATGACTTAGAAAATGTGTTATCTCGGCTTTTGTCGTTGAGTGTGAAACTGTGAAGTTGTATAGTTATCCAATTAAGACACAGACATTAACTAAGAATATCTCTTCCTCGGAGAGAACTATATTTCTGGAAGATTTGGGCACCATTTAAACGTTCTGAGAACTCGAATATTGTCACGAGAATGGTTTGCTTTGgtttttggatttcgtgcaaagcaacttGAGGTCTGCCTGCGCTCACGAAAATGGAATTTGATAAAGTCAACGAAATAAGTACTGTTATCTTTAATATCGCTCAGTTTTTGTTGATGTTCTGATATGTGgtagttgaataaataaatattagaaaagcGATAACTGTCAAGCATGCGATTATTCATATAGggtgtgtaatttattttttcacattatataaatgtgtaattgATAATGTCTTGTGTGAATACGAGGGTTTATGGTTCGCGTGTAGTTGCCTTCTTAAATGAAGTAAATCAAATTTAGGGACAGCCACAGGTAAATAACCTTGTGAGCCTTGTAACTCAGTTCAAGTCTAGGGACAGCCACAGGTAAATAACCTTGTGAGCCATGTAACTCAGTTCAAGTCTAGGGACAACTAAACATAAACAAGCTATGTATTTTTCCCGAAAATTCTAAAGAACTAGAGAGATAATAGAGagaacataaaatttattaaaccACAACATGAAATATTGGTTAAAGAACGTGTTTACTAAACAAGGATAGTTTAGCACTAGTAAACAAGCAGCGCGTTTAAAATATATCCAATCACTTTCAATTTCAATCCTTTTTTGTTCTTTCACTAAGTTTACTGTTtgtattatcaaatataaaaacaaaatcaggttacaagttaaaaaaaacaacacgaaatgTTGTGGAAAGCTgttgatattttaagtaaattagaGGTCGATGTGGCTTTCTTACAATTAAATAGCACGCAATTTATACATACAACGAAGGTACGGCAATGAACAACAGTAAACTTATCGAAATAGTTTTACAGAAAACAGACGACACTTCAGTTAACAACCTAGGTCTTTTCATGATTgcgttaaagtaaaaacaaagaaacaagctaaTGAAATAgggaaagtttaaaaaatataaacatatcaagcggtttacattttttttttactttaaatcttTTAATGCTTACGTTGTTCCGACAATGTCATttcataaaacatgtaaaacaatgaaactaaCTTTGAACGAGACAAAACTAtatccaccaaacatgttctctaattgaaatgttttcattaatgtCTGTTTTTTTCGACACTTAAGTAGGCTGTAAGATACACCAAATGATTCACAGACGTAACTTGTAACCCCACGATTTTAGACATTACACCTGGAAATAAGTCGCACGTACAATAGAGTCTAGTTTCCTTATGCTGCCAAACAACTGTTAATAAACTCAACAAAAAGGGAAAATGTCTAGATTAAATAGAGATGTCATTTTTTGTGATCAGAAGGTTAATAGAAATAGTGGTAAGTTTTTAGGGACCATGTGTTGCTTCAACAATAACGCTATTTCTATATCTTGATTGTTGTTTTGGCTTTACTGTTATTCTAGTATTGTATTGTTGACGTTAACATGCGCATTGACTAGATAAAAGTAACACTTTCCGCTAGTCCTTCAAGATCTCTTTTCTTTCTATAACCTTCCCAGTCCTATCTTCCCATTTACCCTTGGTTAAATTCCTTGTAAATTACGTGCTAAGACATTTCCATGACTGCCAAATATACAAAGTCACTGTCTCCTAGTCGGTTACTTTTACAAGTTTTAACTTTCACCGatgttttgtaataattattttaaagtggaaacaaacactaataatgaATAACTATTGTTGAAATTCCGTAAAGTTGAAATACCTTTCGGACCAGAACTAAACATGTTTAACAAATAACGTAATCCAACTTTTAAGGAGAAACATAAACATAACGCGGTTTCAGAATTATTTAGCTAACTTAAAGCAGACAAATTAACATTATCCAGTCTTACTACtggcaaaatatttttaaaaaatactaataaaGATGGCTGTGTTTCAgagaaactttattttaatataaatttttatgttaaatctgaaagatgttttgttttgtttttaatttcgcgcaaagctactcgggggctatatgtgctagccgtccctcatttagcagtgtcagaataaagggaaggcagctattcatcaccacccgccgccaactcttgggctactcttttaccaacgaacagtgaaattggccgtcacattataaagcccccacggctgaaagggtgagtatgtttggtgcgaccgggattcgaacccgcgaccttcggattacgaatcgaacgccttaacccacctggccatgccgggctaaatgTGAAAGAAGTTGATTCGTTACAGCGACCTCATAAGAATAAAATCTTTGAATTCCAAAAATAATGAACGACTTAAGGCTTGGGTATCGTGTGTTGGAGTTAGGCTTAAAACTACGGGAGAGAAAAGACGTACGTACGAGGCTTACTTggatttagattttaaaatttagggtGATTAAACCATATTTATTCTAATAACAACCAAATTACTTTCAAAAGCTTTAACCATTACTGAATAATGGAATATCGTTTGATCAATAAGTAACTAGAAAAAGGCAAAAGTATTAGTTATGTTGGAAAAGGAACTCTTATTTTCGTTCTTAAAGAGGTGTTTGTGTCTGTGTGAAAATGGTTACGGTTTTCATAGTAAGGTAACAGGGTAAGAAAATTAACATAATAGGTTTTAGATTAAATGCCACTTTCCAGAAGTGGCTTATTTTTCGAGTTTAAGTGTCTGTGTTAGAAAAGATTTAACACTTGCAATTTAGAGACAACTACTCGTTTATTTAGAGAAGCCATTGTTGTTAACTCTGGTCAGTTTGGTCACCAAGGgtagtgcaaatagcccattctgcatctttgtgttaaaaacaaaagataaactaGCATAAGTTTTGTTGTACCTTTTGAAAGTTTAGTTTGCTTTGTTTCGAAGTCATGCAAACGTTTACCTTTTTTCCCGTGACATGTCTGAAGAAATTTCCTATTCCACAGACGTTACTTTTGAAATTTCGAAGTCATGCTTTGTGGTTTCAGGGTAAAAACGGACAAAGAGtaggagacactcatgttaatataacacttgttacaaagaacaagagacactcatgttaacgtaacactaaaaacaaagaattagaGACACCTTTGTTAACGTAACACCAGAACCAAATTATAGAAAACAGATGCATTAACACTGGAAACGAACAAGAATAATACACAACAGTGAAAAACTGAAATTCAGAAAATATTCTCTAACAAAATTATATGCTTTATAAATTAACTtcaatgaatattaataataaaacgtattttacaaattattttaagttttacaaattCTCACAATTTACTCTACCACCAAACGAAGGTTGAGCTGTAAACTAGTTTTAATGAAGAGGTTACGTGAAACACGACTCATTTGTCGAAATGTTTcgtgttaaatatttatgaatatccAATATGTAAAAATAGTTGAAAGAATACAAGTCGTTATGTATCTATGAAAGTAAATGTTTGAGGTGAGTTGCGCAGTTTTTCTCGCGTATTCCGAGAGTTGTATGACGTCACATCAATCCTGTTGACGTTATACGGCTGTACTGTGGACATTGATTGGTGGATTTGAAGTAGTGAGGGGCTGTAGCTTGGCCTTACCTACAGGTTCGTTCAAAAGCGGATTAGTTGAACACGTGCTTGGTCTGTGATGCGTTCGACCTACGTACGTAGTATTGTCCAATGGCCTTGGCCGGGCTAACCCCCTGTCTACAGCTAGAGTGCGGATAGAGCGGTCCGAGAACTGTCTAGAAAGTGTCCGTTTGTTCGTTCCTCTGTCCCACATAGCTGAGAGCACGGGGGCTGAGTATCGCCGCCTCAGGCCGGGTCTTCCTTGTTGGCTGGTCTTGTCAATTTGCTGCTTGTACAGGTGTCGTTGTAAGAGAAACTTGAAGGTGTGTCGCAACACTCGGCTTTTAACGCCATAAACATAGGCATTCACCGGAGGGGCGAAACCGAACAGGATCGTTGTCATGGAAACGAGAATGGCGCCTCTCTCTCTTCCCGTCGCCGCTTCCCAGATCATGACAGTGAAATACGGGACGGTCAATACCGTTACTGAACCCACCAGCTGTACTATCGTAAAAAATGCATTTCTTCCTTTAAATTTTGATAGGTAGCAAGGGTTACGCTGGTGGGTTACCGTGGCCTGCGCGCGCAGGGTCACTTCATAGATGGCTGTAACTATCCGGTTACGGTGGTATCTTGCAATGTTGATGATGTGCAGGTTACACAACAGGATGATGAAAACTGGGATGACGACAGCCAGCGCTACGTAAGTGAGGGCGTAGCCAAGTTCAGCCAGCGAACCTGCCGTGCAAGTGGCAGCACATGCTCCCCGCGAGTCTCGGTAGACGTAAGGACAGACGTCCAGTAATGGGGGGAGGGCCAAGATTGCTCCTAACATCCACCCGGCTGTCAAGAAGATCGCCGCCCGACGAGTGTTGACGAGGCGGGAATAGTGTAAGGGGTAGAAATAGCGGCGTATCGGTCACAGCTGAGTCCACACACCGTCCACACCACGACGACGGGGAGCAGCGTCCACAAGAAGCCGTGAACATTGCATCCTGTGGGTGACGGGTCAGTTGGGACCATGGCTCCAAACACGGAGTGGGAGATGAGAAGAATCATAC is from Tachypleus tridentatus isolate NWPU-2018 chromosome 2, ASM421037v1, whole genome shotgun sequence and encodes:
- the LOC143244147 gene encoding LOW QUALITY PROTEIN: olfactory receptor 6C75-like (The sequence of the model RefSeq protein was modified relative to this genomic sequence to represent the inferred CDS: inserted 1 base in 1 codon), giving the protein MFNMPHFIQITCVSIAALLGLVFNGYIMIVLLWHNQGYMKTPNNVFLLHLSLVDTVFCMILLISHSVFGAMVPTDPSPTGCNVHGFLWTLLPVVVVWTVCGLSCDRYAAISXPLHYSRLVNTRRAAIFLTAGWMLGAILALPPLLDVCPYVYRDSRGACAATCTAGSLAELGYALTYVALAVVIPVFIILLCNLHIINIARYHRNRIVTAIYEVTLRAQATVTHQRNPCYLSKFKGRNAFFTIVQLVGSVTVLTVPYFTVMIWEAATGRERGAILVSMTTILFGFAPPVNAYVYGVKSRVLRHTFKFLLQRHLYKQQIDKTSQQGRPGLRRRYSAPVLSAMWDRGTNKRTLSRQFSDRSIRTLAVDRGLARPRPLDNTTYVGRTHHRPSTCSTNPLLNEPVGKAKLQPLTTSNPPINVHSTAV